The following coding sequences lie in one Nitrospirota bacterium genomic window:
- a CDS encoding inositol monophosphatase yields the protein MRTPPPRTLSVDDSNIARVASATAKEAGALLRGSYGRALNVRFKGRRNLVTDLDHRAQALILRRVGAAFPDHVVVAEEEENPMAGSREAECQWFVDPLDGTTNYAHSYPRFCVSIAFAYRGKIQVGVVFDPMAGEMFSAVKGKGAFLNGRRIHVSTASKLERSLVCTGFSYNRRWALRNLECWKRFLLKAQAIRRDGSAALDLCYTACGRFDGFWELRLSPWDVAAGALIVTEAGGRVTGLRGEPFDPYAKNILSSNGRIHTAMQRLLRPR from the coding sequence ATGAGAACACCTCCACCGCGGACTCTGAGCGTCGATGACTCGAACATCGCGCGAGTGGCGTCGGCCACCGCGAAGGAGGCGGGCGCATTGCTGCGGGGATCCTACGGTCGAGCGCTGAACGTTCGCTTCAAAGGTCGGCGGAATCTCGTCACCGATCTCGATCACCGAGCACAGGCCTTGATTCTCCGGAGGGTCGGCGCCGCCTTTCCCGATCACGTGGTCGTGGCGGAGGAGGAGGAGAACCCGATGGCGGGGAGCCGGGAGGCCGAGTGTCAGTGGTTTGTGGATCCGCTCGACGGAACGACCAACTATGCGCACAGCTATCCCCGCTTTTGCGTCTCGATCGCGTTCGCGTACCGCGGGAAGATTCAGGTTGGAGTGGTTTTCGATCCGATGGCCGGAGAAATGTTTTCGGCCGTGAAAGGGAAGGGGGCCTTCCTCAACGGTCGGCGGATCCACGTATCGACGGCGTCGAAACTGGAGCGATCGCTTGTGTGTACGGGCTTTTCGTACAACCGGCGGTGGGCGTTGCGCAATTTGGAATGCTGGAAACGCTTTCTTCTCAAGGCCCAGGCCATTCGGCGGGACGGCTCGGCGGCGTTGGATTTGTGCTACACGGCGTGTGGCCGGTTCGACGGCTTCTGGGAACTGCGCCTAAGCCCGTGGGACGTGGCGGCCGGCGCATTGATCGTGACGGAAGCGGGCGGTCGCGTGACCGGCCTCCGCGGTGAGCCGTTCGATCCCTATGCGAAGAACATTCTTTCCTCCAACGGCCGGATACACACGGCGATGCAACGGCTGCTCCGGCCGAGATAG
- the larE gene encoding ATP-dependent sacrificial sulfur transferase LarE — protein sequence MGVFEPATARDEGSDTTRGLDQKYGDLKAGIQAFERVLVAFSGGVDSAFVLKTARDLLGAERVIALTALSDTVPEHDRRDAARITGELGVEHLVIATRHMEIEDFVRNDADRCYFCKTEVYTTCGRIAEERGIPVVADGTNADDLGDIRPGLKAAREIGVRSPLAEAGLSKSEIRELGRRVGLDVWDRPASPCLSSRFPQGTRITVENLTRVGRSESLLRKLGFREFRVRLHEDIARIEVSPEEFDRLNREPIRRQVVAGLKEEGFKYVCLDLEEFKSGRLSRA from the coding sequence ATGGGCGTTTTTGAGCCGGCCACCGCAAGGGATGAGGGGTCGGATACCACCCGTGGTCTCGACCAAAAATACGGCGACCTGAAGGCCGGCATCCAGGCGTTCGAGCGTGTCCTGGTGGCCTTCTCGGGGGGGGTGGACAGCGCGTTTGTCCTCAAGACGGCGCGCGACCTACTGGGGGCGGAGCGGGTGATCGCCCTCACGGCCCTGTCGGATACCGTCCCGGAGCATGATCGACGCGATGCCGCCCGAATCACGGGCGAACTGGGCGTGGAGCATCTTGTGATCGCCACTCGTCACATGGAGATCGAGGATTTCGTGCGGAACGATGCCGATCGTTGCTACTTCTGCAAGACGGAGGTGTACACCACGTGTGGACGGATCGCCGAGGAGCGCGGCATCCCGGTTGTCGCAGATGGAACGAACGCCGATGACCTGGGGGATATCCGACCGGGCTTGAAAGCCGCTCGCGAAATCGGCGTACGAAGTCCGCTCGCGGAGGCCGGACTATCGAAAAGTGAGATCCGCGAACTAGGCCGTCGAGTGGGATTGGACGTGTGGGATCGACCGGCCTCGCCGTGCCTGTCGTCGCGATTTCCGCAGGGCACACGGATCACCGTGGAGAACCTGACGCGCGTGGGTCGAAGCGAATCACTGCTCAGGAAGCTGGGATTTCGTGAATTCCGGGTTCGCCTGCACGAGGACATTGCGCGGATCGAGGTTTCCCCGGAAGAGTTTGATCGCTTGAATCGAGAGCCTATCCGCAGGCAGGTGGTGGCGGGTTTGAAGGAAGAGGGATTCAAGTACGTTTGCCTGGACCTGGAAGAGTTCAAGAGCGGTCGTTTGAGCCGCGCGTAG
- the hisH gene encoding imidazole glycerol phosphate synthase subunit HisH: MIVVIDYGMGNLRSVSKALEFLGATVRVSGKARDVDRAAAVVLPGVGHFGAAERNLAASGLREAVVRAIQSGKPFLGICLGLQLLFDGSDEAPRSKGLGILRGRVGELDRGGRRLKLPHMGWNRAQFRNGSGEFFYFVHSYAPVPVDRDVIAAETEYGARFVSAIEWENVLACQFHPEKSQAAGLRFLRERFLRPNGLL; the protein is encoded by the coding sequence ATGATCGTCGTAATCGATTACGGCATGGGAAACCTCCGAAGCGTTTCGAAGGCGCTGGAATTTCTCGGGGCCACGGTTCGAGTAAGCGGGAAGGCACGGGACGTCGATCGAGCCGCCGCCGTGGTGTTGCCGGGCGTGGGCCACTTCGGCGCCGCGGAGCGCAACCTGGCGGCCTCGGGGCTGCGCGAGGCCGTCGTGCGCGCGATCCAATCCGGAAAGCCGTTTCTGGGGATCTGCCTGGGGCTCCAACTCCTCTTCGATGGGAGCGACGAAGCTCCCCGCTCGAAAGGCCTGGGGATTCTCCGTGGTCGTGTGGGGGAGTTGGACAGGGGTGGCAGGCGCCTCAAGCTTCCACACATGGGATGGAATCGCGCGCAGTTTCGGAACGGGTCGGGGGAGTTCTTTTACTTTGTGCACTCGTACGCTCCCGTGCCGGTGGACCGCGACGTGATCGCGGCGGAGACCGAGTACGGAGCCCGTTTCGTGTCCGCGATCGAGTGGGAAAACGTTCTGGCCTGCCAGTTCCACCCTGAGAAGAGTCAGGCGGCGGGACTTCGGTTTCTTCGGGAGCGGTTCCTGCGTCCGAACGGATTGCTGTGA
- the hisB gene encoding imidazoleglycerol-phosphate dehydratase HisB, whose amino-acid sequence MARKVESAKREAEIRRKTKETDVAVDLRIDGSAQYSISTTVAFLDHMLELLALHGRFDLTVKATGDTAVDYHHVVDDVGICLGEAFKKALGDKKGINRYGHGRVPMDEALADVTLDFSGRPFLRYDVRVAKGRVGSFDVELAESFFSSFCTHADMTLHIQAPYGKNRHHILEAIFKAAAHALRSAVAADTRLPGVPSTKGVL is encoded by the coding sequence ATCGCAAGAAAAGTAGAATCAGCCAAACGGGAAGCTGAGATCCGACGCAAGACGAAGGAGACGGACGTGGCCGTCGACCTGCGGATCGACGGGTCCGCGCAGTATTCCATTTCGACGACCGTGGCGTTCCTGGACCACATGCTGGAGCTGCTCGCGTTGCACGGGCGATTCGATCTGACGGTGAAAGCGACGGGAGACACTGCGGTGGATTATCACCACGTGGTGGACGACGTGGGCATCTGCCTGGGCGAGGCGTTCAAGAAAGCCCTGGGCGACAAGAAGGGAATCAATCGCTACGGCCACGGCCGCGTTCCGATGGATGAGGCCTTGGCGGACGTGACGCTGGATTTCTCCGGACGGCCCTTCCTGCGGTATGACGTGAGAGTGGCCAAAGGGCGGGTCGGATCGTTCGACGTAGAGCTGGCCGAGAGTTTTTTCTCATCGTTCTGCACCCACGCGGATATGACGCTGCACATTCAGGCGCCGTACGGCAAGAATCGCCACCACATCCTGGAGGCCATCTTCAAGGCGGCCGCGCATGCCCTGCGCAGCGCGGTGGCCGCGGATACCCGTCTGCCCGGCGTGCCCTCGACGAAGGGCGTTCTGTAG
- the hisD gene encoding histidinol dehydrogenase, translated as MKVIELGRRPVEWAAQQLESDSVVSRADAARVQSILDAVQKSGDKAIGEWSKKLDGIRLRPAEIEVPRAKWGRAAAKLESKTRRALNVAAERIREFHLKGVPVNAIWKDGDSHFGKMFVPLRRVGIYVPGGKNGYPSTVLMTAVPAKVAGVPEIVVVTPPRKGGPSPAVLAACEVAGVDRLFQVGGPMAIAALTYGTETIPRVDKIVGPGNAFVTLAKRLVYGSVGIDMPAGPTELVVIADDSVNAEWIAADLAAQAEHGPGSRAVLVTASRSLADGVARALGKERKLKTMDTQARERCAAVMVSHGQAAADLTNRLAPEHVHIQLREAGAMVQSIHTAGAVFVGPLSPVALGDYVAGPSHVLPTGGSARFSSPLGVEDFLRRMNLISVQEADFDRLARSAAELADAEGFVYHAYSVVKRVKDRKKSRISQTGS; from the coding sequence ATGAAGGTCATTGAACTCGGTCGCCGGCCCGTAGAGTGGGCCGCCCAGCAACTCGAATCCGACTCCGTGGTTTCGCGTGCCGACGCTGCGCGTGTGCAATCGATTCTGGACGCCGTGCAAAAGAGCGGCGACAAGGCGATAGGTGAGTGGTCGAAAAAGCTGGACGGCATCCGTCTGCGGCCGGCGGAGATTGAGGTTCCCCGCGCGAAGTGGGGAAGAGCGGCGGCCAAATTGGAATCGAAGACGCGCCGCGCATTGAATGTGGCGGCCGAGCGCATCCGGGAATTCCATCTCAAGGGGGTTCCGGTAAACGCTATATGGAAAGACGGCGACTCCCACTTCGGCAAGATGTTTGTTCCTCTGCGGCGCGTGGGGATTTATGTGCCGGGCGGAAAGAACGGCTATCCGTCCACCGTGCTGATGACCGCCGTGCCCGCGAAGGTGGCGGGGGTGCCGGAGATCGTGGTGGTCACGCCTCCGCGAAAGGGTGGACCTTCGCCGGCCGTCCTGGCCGCCTGCGAGGTGGCCGGGGTGGACCGCCTGTTCCAGGTGGGTGGACCCATGGCGATCGCCGCCTTGACGTACGGAACGGAAACGATCCCGCGCGTGGACAAGATCGTCGGTCCCGGCAATGCATTCGTCACGCTCGCGAAGCGGCTGGTGTATGGGAGTGTTGGGATCGACATGCCGGCGGGACCGACGGAGCTGGTGGTCATTGCCGACGACTCGGTGAACGCCGAGTGGATCGCTGCCGATCTGGCGGCCCAGGCGGAGCATGGGCCGGGGTCGAGGGCCGTCTTGGTCACGGCGTCCAGGTCCCTGGCGGACGGGGTGGCCCGGGCGCTCGGTAAAGAGCGGAAGTTGAAAACGATGGATACCCAGGCCAGGGAGCGATGTGCGGCGGTGATGGTGTCCCACGGGCAGGCGGCGGCGGATCTGACGAATCGACTGGCGCCGGAGCACGTCCACATCCAATTACGGGAGGCCGGGGCGATGGTCCAGAGCATCCACACCGCAGGAGCCGTATTCGTCGGTCCTCTGTCGCCTGTGGCTCTGGGAGATTACGTGGCGGGGCCGAGTCATGTCCTGCCCACGGGCGGGAGCGCGAGGTTTTCATCGCCGCTCGGAGTCGAAGACTTTCTCCGACGAATGAATCTGATCTCGGTGCAAGAAGCGGATTTCGATCGGCTGGCGAGGAGCGCGGCGGAACTGGCCGACGCGGAAGGTTTCGTTTATCATGCCTACTCGGTGGTGAAACGTGTCAAAGATCGCAAGAAAAGTAGAATCAGCCAAACGGGAAGCTGA
- a CDS encoding ATP phosphoribosyltransferase, whose protein sequence is MRKHTPFLKVALPKGKVQDPILDLLVRAGFRAAGRPAAAGALRFSDPTSRTEFYIVRDRDIPTFVEYGVCDVGMVGKDVLMEQEKDVYEPLDLGLGRCRLVWCGPSARGGADRTGRMGRNGGARASSVLGSRVATKYPRLTARFFESHGRTVEVVELYGSIELAPSLGLADSVVDLVQTGSTLRSVGLAEIETIQDISTWVILNRAASKLRYEEIHRWLSRVEKAVGR, encoded by the coding sequence ATGCGGAAGCACACTCCATTCCTGAAGGTAGCTTTGCCCAAGGGGAAGGTGCAGGACCCGATCCTGGATCTCCTCGTCCGGGCCGGATTCCGCGCGGCCGGTAGGCCGGCGGCGGCGGGCGCCCTTCGTTTTTCCGATCCCACCTCCCGCACGGAATTCTACATCGTTCGCGACCGGGATATCCCCACCTTCGTGGAATACGGCGTCTGTGATGTCGGCATGGTGGGGAAGGACGTTCTGATGGAGCAGGAGAAGGACGTGTACGAGCCGCTGGACCTGGGGCTGGGTCGATGCCGGCTGGTCTGGTGCGGGCCGTCCGCAAGGGGGGGTGCGGATCGAACGGGGAGGATGGGGCGAAACGGAGGCGCGCGCGCTTCATCCGTATTGGGCTCTCGCGTGGCAACGAAGTACCCGCGGCTCACTGCCCGATTCTTCGAGTCCCACGGGAGGACGGTCGAGGTGGTGGAGCTTTACGGCTCCATCGAACTGGCCCCATCCCTCGGGCTGGCGGATTCGGTGGTGGATCTCGTGCAGACGGGCAGCACACTTCGGAGCGTCGGGCTGGCCGAAATCGAAACGATCCAGGACATCTCAACCTGGGTGATCCTCAACCGAGCGGCCTCGAAGCTGCGATATGAAGAAATCCACCGTTGGCTATCCCGCGTTGAGAAGGCGGTCGGTCGATGA
- the murA gene encoding UDP-N-acetylglucosamine 1-carboxyvinyltransferase: MDKIKVMGGSPLKGTVRISGAKNSALPCMAAALLAEGPQRFSHVPNLADVRTMQKLVASMGAACEYDTDAGVMTVDGTGTHKPEALYDLVRTMRASVLVLGPLMARFGRARVSLPGGCSIGSRPVDFHIEGLKKLGAEIDLVEGYIHAKAAKLRGARIVFPVSTVTGAENILMAAVLAEGESVLENAAREPEVVELARLLRAMGARIEGEGTPTIRVQGVQALKPVDWDVIPDRIESGTFALAAAMTGGDLVLENCRPSHLSALLEKIAAAGGQIEEGEKRLRVIGIDRPDSVDITTDPYPAFATDMQAQFMSWMAVGKSSSTIAERVFPQRFIHVSELRRMGAHITVTGAQAVVKGVPSLVGAEVMATDLRASACLILAGLIAKGTTTVHRVYHLDRGYERIENKLKAVGATIDRVS, encoded by the coding sequence GTGGATAAGATCAAAGTGATGGGCGGGAGTCCGCTCAAGGGAACGGTCCGGATCAGCGGCGCGAAAAACTCCGCCCTCCCGTGCATGGCGGCGGCGCTCCTGGCGGAGGGGCCGCAGCGCTTCAGCCACGTACCGAACTTGGCGGATGTCAGGACCATGCAGAAACTGGTGGCCAGCATGGGAGCGGCGTGTGAGTACGATACCGACGCCGGGGTGATGACCGTGGACGGTACGGGAACCCATAAGCCCGAGGCGCTCTACGATCTCGTCCGTACGATGCGGGCGTCGGTCTTGGTTCTCGGCCCGCTGATGGCGAGATTCGGGCGGGCCAGGGTCTCGCTGCCGGGTGGCTGCTCCATCGGAAGCCGGCCGGTGGACTTCCACATCGAAGGGCTGAAAAAGTTGGGGGCCGAGATAGATTTGGTCGAGGGGTACATCCACGCGAAAGCGGCGAAACTGCGAGGGGCAAGAATCGTATTTCCGGTGTCGACCGTGACGGGTGCGGAGAACATCCTGATGGCTGCCGTTCTTGCGGAGGGCGAGAGCGTCTTGGAAAACGCCGCCCGGGAGCCGGAAGTTGTGGAATTGGCCCGCCTGCTTCGAGCGATGGGAGCCAGGATCGAAGGGGAGGGAACCCCGACGATTCGTGTTCAGGGTGTGCAGGCGCTGAAGCCGGTGGATTGGGACGTTATTCCGGATCGGATCGAGAGCGGAACGTTCGCCCTGGCCGCGGCGATGACCGGCGGCGACCTGGTTCTTGAGAATTGTCGGCCGTCTCACCTCTCCGCGCTGCTGGAGAAAATCGCGGCGGCCGGCGGGCAAATCGAGGAGGGTGAAAAGCGACTCCGTGTGATCGGGATCGACCGGCCGGATAGCGTCGACATCACGACGGATCCATACCCGGCGTTTGCCACGGATATGCAGGCGCAATTCATGTCCTGGATGGCCGTGGGGAAGAGTTCGAGCACTATTGCCGAGCGCGTGTTCCCGCAGCGTTTCATCCACGTCAGCGAGCTGCGACGAATGGGGGCGCACATCACCGTGACGGGCGCCCAGGCGGTGGTGAAAGGCGTGCCCTCGCTGGTCGGGGCCGAGGTCATGGCCACGGACCTTCGGGCGAGCGCGTGTCTCATCCTGGCGGGATTGATCGCGAAGGGAACGACCACGGTGCATCGCGTGTACCATTTGGATCGGGGATATGAGAGAATCGAAAACAAATTGAAGGCCGTGGGTGCCACCATTGACCGTGTGTCATAG
- the prmC gene encoding peptide chain release factor N(5)-glutamine methyltransferase: protein MESTLLLASALGVSKEWLIMNCEAPVPSRDAARYRRWIRRRRSHYPIQYLLGEWGFWQDSFLVGPGVLVPRPETELLVETAVEKLATRNGERLNILELGVGSGALILSLLREFSNSRGFGMDRERQAIDWAARNAVRLEMKERVSLWRGDLAEGVALRRAFDLVVFNPPYLTSDELRKVQREVRFEPREALDGGPDGMRFYLASVADLQYVTRPDGWLMMEVSPLRADKVCRVFTRSGWQDVEVRRDLAGRKRIVCGRKGSMEAPRG from the coding sequence TTGGAATCCACACTGCTCCTGGCCTCCGCATTGGGCGTTTCAAAGGAGTGGCTCATCATGAATTGCGAGGCGCCCGTTCCGAGCCGGGATGCCGCTCGGTACCGTCGATGGATTCGTCGCCGACGGTCACACTATCCCATCCAATATCTGCTCGGCGAGTGGGGCTTCTGGCAGGATTCGTTCCTAGTGGGTCCGGGCGTTTTGGTGCCGCGACCCGAGACGGAACTGCTGGTGGAAACAGCGGTGGAGAAGCTGGCTACCCGAAACGGAGAGAGGCTAAACATCCTGGAGTTGGGAGTGGGATCGGGGGCGCTCATCCTCAGCCTGCTGAGGGAGTTTTCCAACTCGCGGGGTTTCGGGATGGACCGGGAGCGGCAGGCGATCGATTGGGCCGCTCGGAATGCGGTTCGACTGGAGATGAAAGAACGAGTGTCTCTATGGCGAGGCGACCTGGCCGAAGGCGTGGCGCTGCGGCGCGCCTTCGATCTCGTGGTGTTTAATCCACCCTATCTCACATCGGATGAACTGCGGAAGGTTCAACGCGAGGTGCGGTTCGAACCCCGTGAAGCATTGGATGGAGGCCCGGATGGGATGCGGTTCTATCTGGCATCCGTGGCCGATCTCCAGTACGTTACGCGTCCGGATGGCTGGTTGATGATGGAAGTTTCACCCCTTCGAGCGGACAAGGTGTGCCGGGTGTTCACGCGTTCCGGCTGGCAGGACGTGGAGGTGCGCCGCGACCTCGCGGGCCGGAAACGTATTGTCTGTGGGAGGAAGGGTTCCATGGAGGCTCCGCGTGGATAA
- a CDS encoding cyclic nucleotide-binding domain-containing protein: MGKADLAEIEFLRKVSIFKDLSPEEFQKIAGITEKHGYKESEKIVEEGSQGQAMFIVRTGYVKVVKKGEQGNEVFLTVLAPGEHFGELSLVDAHPRSASVLAQRDCEIYQIPGDKFHGLLAEDSDMAVKVYKGFVRELCGRLREADEVLTFGNIQY; encoded by the coding sequence ATGGGAAAAGCCGATCTTGCCGAAATTGAATTCCTGAGGAAAGTCTCGATCTTCAAAGATCTCTCTCCGGAGGAGTTTCAGAAAATTGCGGGGATCACGGAGAAGCACGGGTACAAGGAATCCGAGAAGATCGTCGAAGAGGGCAGCCAGGGGCAGGCCATGTTCATTGTGCGCACCGGCTACGTGAAGGTGGTGAAGAAAGGCGAACAGGGCAACGAGGTGTTTCTGACGGTGCTCGCGCCCGGCGAACACTTCGGCGAGCTCAGCCTGGTGGACGCCCATCCCCGGTCCGCTTCCGTCCTGGCGCAGAGGGACTGCGAGATCTATCAAATCCCCGGCGATAAATTCCACGGACTGCTGGCGGAAGATTCGGATATGGCGGTGAAGGTGTACAAAGGCTTCGTACGGGAGCTTTGCGGACGACTCCGTGAGGCGGACGAAGTCCTGACCTTCGGCAATATCCAGTATTAA
- the prfA gene encoding peptide chain release factor 1: MELVSRLGGVEERYEELARQLSNQQSVVNPREYKQLTQRYARLGKLVDIFRKLKKTHEQLRGVEQLLAENDTELAVLARQEREDLTREKSSLESRLITMLNEGGSGHDKGVILEIRAGAGGEEAALFAADLLRMYQRFSALRDWEFEVLSASDTGKGGYKEVIAAVEGASAYAHLKYESGVHRVQRVPVTESQGRIHTSTVTVAVLPEVDEVEVKIDPGELRLDTFRASGPGGQHVNKTDSAVRLTHVPTGIVVTCQDEKSQHKNKGRAMKILMARLYDLKQQEQKSEISRMRRSQVGTGERSEKIRTYHFPESRVTDHRIKLTLYDLKTFLDGEMAKIIVPLMEVDQNRVVEEQIQELSRA, translated from the coding sequence ATGGAACTGGTCAGCCGGCTCGGCGGTGTGGAAGAGCGGTACGAAGAATTGGCCCGGCAGCTCTCGAACCAGCAATCGGTCGTCAATCCCAGGGAATACAAACAGCTCACCCAGCGGTACGCGCGCCTGGGGAAGCTGGTCGACATCTTCCGAAAGCTCAAGAAGACCCACGAACAGTTGCGGGGCGTGGAGCAGCTCCTGGCGGAGAACGACACCGAGCTGGCCGTACTCGCCCGCCAGGAGAGGGAAGACCTCACGCGCGAAAAGAGCAGCCTCGAATCCCGGCTCATCACCATGCTCAACGAGGGGGGATCGGGCCACGACAAGGGCGTGATCCTGGAAATTCGCGCGGGAGCGGGAGGGGAGGAGGCGGCCCTATTTGCGGCGGATCTTCTTCGAATGTATCAGCGCTTTTCCGCGCTTCGGGATTGGGAATTCGAAGTGCTCAGTGCCAGCGACACGGGCAAGGGAGGGTACAAGGAAGTCATCGCCGCGGTGGAGGGGGCAAGCGCCTATGCCCATTTGAAATACGAAAGCGGCGTGCATCGCGTGCAACGTGTGCCCGTCACCGAGTCGCAGGGACGGATTCACACCTCGACCGTTACCGTGGCCGTACTCCCGGAAGTGGATGAAGTGGAAGTGAAGATCGATCCGGGCGAATTGCGGCTGGATACGTTCCGGGCGTCGGGACCCGGCGGCCAGCACGTGAACAAGACCGATTCGGCCGTCCGACTGACCCACGTGCCGACGGGGATCGTGGTCACCTGCCAGGACGAGAAATCTCAGCATAAAAACAAGGGCCGTGCTATGAAGATTCTGATGGCCCGCCTGTACGATCTGAAGCAGCAGGAGCAGAAGAGCGAGATCAGCCGGATGCGGCGGTCGCAGGTCGGGACCGGGGAGCGGAGCGAGAAGATCCGGACGTATCATTTCCCGGAGAGCCGGGTGACCGACCACCGCATCAAGCTGACCCTGTACGATCTCAAGACTTTCCTGGATGGTGAGATGGCAAAGATCATCGTGCCGCTCATGGAAGTCGACCAGAATCGCGTTGTTGAAGAACAAATCCAGGAGCTGTCGCGCGCCTGA
- the rpmE gene encoding 50S ribosomal protein L31, which produces MKSGIHPKYEVCTVQCACGNTFETRSTMKSIKVDVCSACHPFFAGKQKLVDAEGRVERFRKKYKRS; this is translated from the coding sequence ATGAAATCAGGCATCCATCCGAAGTACGAAGTGTGTACCGTGCAGTGCGCGTGCGGGAACACGTTCGAGACGCGATCGACGATGAAGTCGATCAAGGTGGACGTCTGCTCGGCCTGTCATCCCTTCTTCGCCGGGAAGCAGAAACTGGTCGATGCCGAGGGCCGAGTCGAAAGATTCAGGAAGAAATACAAGCGCTCCTAG
- the rho gene encoding transcription termination factor Rho, whose translation MHLNELKVKKVSELVNLAKKLNIDGAANMRRQELIFSILNAQSRAGEDGNIMGEGVLDVLPESFGFLRAPDYSYLPGPDDIYVSPSQIKKFALRTGDTVSGVIRPPKDSEKYFALVKIEKVNNDEPERLKEKVMFDNLTPLHPFEKLKLETTQEHVAMRILDLLVPIGKGQRALIVAAPRTGKTILLQQIANSITKNHPEVYLIVLLIDERPEEVTDMIRNVKGEVVSSTFDEPPSRHVQVIEMVLEKSKRLVEHGRHVVILLDSLTRTARAYNSVTPSSGRVMSGGIEATALEKPKRFFGAARAIEEGGSLTIIATALIDTGSRMDEVIFEEFKGTGNMELHLDRRLADRRVYPALEIGRSGTRKEDLLIPKEWLPKIYILRKVVQNMGNVEAVEFLVENMRKTKSNEEFLKKMNA comes from the coding sequence ATGCATCTCAACGAACTGAAAGTTAAGAAAGTCAGCGAGCTCGTCAACCTCGCGAAGAAACTGAACATCGACGGCGCGGCCAACATGCGCCGCCAGGAGCTCATTTTCTCGATCCTGAACGCGCAATCGCGGGCCGGCGAGGACGGGAACATCATGGGTGAGGGAGTGCTGGACGTCCTGCCGGAGAGTTTCGGGTTCCTCCGGGCGCCCGATTACAGTTACCTTCCCGGCCCGGACGACATTTACGTTTCTCCCTCTCAGATCAAGAAGTTTGCGTTGCGCACGGGCGACACCGTGTCCGGCGTCATTCGCCCCCCGAAGGACAGCGAAAAGTATTTTGCGCTGGTCAAGATCGAGAAAGTCAACAACGACGAACCGGAGCGGCTCAAGGAAAAGGTCATGTTTGACAACCTCACGCCGCTTCATCCCTTCGAGAAACTGAAGCTGGAAACCACCCAGGAGCACGTGGCGATGCGGATCCTCGATCTGCTCGTGCCGATCGGGAAGGGGCAGCGCGCGCTGATCGTGGCCGCCCCGCGGACGGGAAAAACGATTCTCCTCCAGCAGATCGCCAACAGCATCACGAAGAACCATCCCGAGGTGTATCTGATCGTGCTGCTCATCGACGAGCGCCCCGAAGAGGTGACGGACATGATTCGGAACGTCAAGGGTGAGGTGGTCAGTTCCACCTTCGATGAGCCGCCCTCCCGGCACGTGCAGGTGATCGAGATGGTGCTCGAGAAATCGAAGCGGTTGGTGGAGCACGGACGGCACGTGGTCATTCTATTGGACAGCCTCACGCGGACGGCGCGGGCCTATAACAGCGTCACGCCGTCCAGCGGACGCGTGATGTCCGGGGGTATCGAGGCCACGGCGCTGGAGAAGCCGAAGCGCTTTTTCGGCGCGGCGCGCGCGATCGAGGAAGGCGGGAGTCTCACGATCATCGCCACGGCGCTGATCGACACCGGGAGCCGGATGGACGAGGTGATCTTCGAGGAGTTCAAGGGCACGGGCAACATGGAGCTTCATCTGGACCGGCGCCTGGCGGATCGGCGCGTGTATCCTGCGCTGGAGATCGGGCGCTCCGGGACCCGCAAGGAGGATCTCCTCATCCCGAAGGAGTGGCTCCCAAAAATCTACATCCTCCGCAAGGTCGTGCAGAACATGGGCAACGTGGAAGCGGTGGAATTCCTCGTGGAGAACATGCGCAAGACCAAGAGCAACGAGGAGTTTCTGAAGAAGATGAACGCGTGA